A single Pseudochaenichthys georgianus chromosome 10, fPseGeo1.2, whole genome shotgun sequence DNA region contains:
- the LOC117454151 gene encoding POU domain, class 3, transcription factor 4-like, whose protein sequence is MATAASSPYTLLSSSPMIHPDSQAMQPASPYRGHQKLLQSDYLQSLQSNGHPLAHQWASSLSEGSPWSASMEQQDVKPGREDLQLGIIHHRSPHVAHHSPHHNNHGNHPGAWGSQVSHNSSITSAQQINIYSQAGFTVNGMLDHGGLTPPPNQQGQGMHPGLRDTLSPEHSDHGGHHCHDHSDEETPTSDELELFAKQFKQRRIKLGFTQADVGLALGTLYGNVFSQTTICRFEALQLSFKNMCKLKPLLNKWLEEADSITGSASSIDKIAAQGRKRKKRTSIEVSVKGILETHFLKCPKPAAPEITSLADSLQLEKEVVRVWFCNRRQKEKRMTPPGELQHEGPYSHGGSAGDASSCHDL, encoded by the coding sequence ATGGCCACAGCTGCCTCCAGCCCCTACACCCTGCTCAGCTCCAGCCCCATGATCCACCCGGACAGCCAGGCCATGCAGCCTGCAAGCCCGTACAGAGGGCACCAGAAACTCCTCCAGAGTGACTACCtgcagagcctccagagcaacGGGCACCCCCTCGCGCACCAGTGGGCGAGCAGCCTGTCGGAGGGCAGCCCATGGTCGGCCTCCATGGAGCAGCAGGACGTGAAGCCGGGCCGGGAGGACCTGCAGCTCGGCATCATCCATCACCGCTCCCCGCACGTTGCGCATCACTCCCCGCATCACaacaaccatggcaaccacccGGGAGCGTGGGGGAGTCAGGTGTCCCACAACTCCTCCATCACCAGCGCTCAGCAGATCAACATCTACTCCCAGGCGGGCTTCACTGTCAACGGCATGCTGGACCACGGTGGCCTCACGCCTCCACCCAACCAGCAGGGCCAGGGCATGCACCCGGGCCTCAGGGACACGCTCAGCCCGGAGCACAGCGACCACGGCGGGCACCACTGCCACGACCACTCCGACGAGGAGACGCCGACGTCGGACGAGCTGGAGCTCTTTGCCAAGCAGTTCAAGCAGCGGAGGATCAAGCTGGGCTTCACGCAGGCGGACGTGGGGCTGGCCCTTGGCACGCTCTACGGGAACGTGTTTTCCCAAACCACCATCTGCAGGTTCGAGGCTCTGCAgctgagctttaaaaacatgtgcaAACTCAAGCCGCTGCTGAACAAGTGGCTGGAGGAGGCGGACTCGATCACGGGCAGCGCGAGCAGTATAGACAAGATAGCAGCAcaggggaggaagaggaagaagaggacctCCATCGAGGTGAGCGTGAAGGGGATTCTGGAGACGCACTTCCTCAAGTGTCCCAAACCCGCCGCTCCGGAGATCACGTCGCTCGCGGACTCGCTGCAGCTGGAGAAGGAGGTGGTGCGCGTGTGGTTCTGCAACCGGAGGCAGAAAGAGAAGCGCATGACGCCGCCGGGAGAGCTGCAGCACGAGGGACCTTATTCTCACGGCGGGAGCGCGGGAGACGCCTCGTCGTGCCACGATCTCTGA